DNA from Sulfodiicoccus acidiphilus:
CTCCTCCATCAACTTGGTTCCTCTCAACTTCCTCCCCACAACCAATAGGACGTTCCTGACTCCCAGCCTCTTAGCCTCGTATCCGACTTCCTTGGTGGAGCCGAGGCCGAACTTGACCTGAGGAATATTTATGACGAAAACTGCGTCGTTGAGAGGAGAGTAAGCGAGAAAGGCCGGATCCAACGGGATCACTCTAACCCCTTGGGAGCAGAGGGGAACTTGTTCCATAGTCCTGGGTCGTGACTCAAGACTATCTTGGCCTTCCTAGCCCTCTCTCTGACCTTCAGTTTCCTTATGTAGGAATGCCACTCATCGGCGTCGCTGAGTAGCCAGCCCTTTGCCTCTAGTTCGTACTCCTGAGGGATGTGGAGGTAGTCCCCAGTGAAAGTGTAGTTGTTGCCTCCTCGCGTGGAGACATGCATCACCTGGTGTCCTGGGGTATGTCCACCTGTGAACTCTAACTCGACACCGTCAAGCAACTGGAAAGTCCGGTCGTCTATGGGGACCCAGTTGGCTCCCTTTAGAGGCTCTAGGTCAGCAAGGTCATAGGCCCCACCTTTGCCCTGCCACAGCATGTAGAGGGCATACTCAAGTTCCTTCTTCTGTACTAGGATGGGGACTTTCGCGTCCTTGAAAGGTAGCGCCTGACCTATGTGATCCAAGTGGAGGTGGGAGATCACGACAAAGCTCACGTCACTGGGCTTGATTCCGACCTTCATTAGTTGCCTCTCTATCCTGTTCTCCTCGGAGAACTTAATGATAGGGAACACGTCCATTAGACCCTTGGCGTGAGTCTGCATGGCGTCCGGAGCTATGCCGGTGTCGAAGAGAACGTAGCCATCTTTGTGCTGTACCAGGGCCGCAGTGACTGGTATTTCCACCCACTCTCTTTTCGGAGACTTATTTGAATTGGTCAAAGCGCCTCCAGCTGCCCCAGGCAAGAACCAACCTAGATCTCCTCCCAGCCAACCCAAGTCTAAGAGGTAGATCTTTTCTGCGACCATGCGCAACTATTTCTCATCTGAATAAAAATTTTGTGTTCCATTGTTAACGATATACTAAGTAACAAATTTGAATGACGTGCAAAGTTAGGTAGTACAAAGACGGGGACTAAGAGATAAAGCGGTTGTAATCCAACGCCCATCCGGCCTCAAAGTCAAACTCTCCATTTTTACAAAATATAAGCCGTTCAACGGTACATCTAAGAGTGGCCATCAAGACCATCAATCCCTACACTGGAGAAATTCTAGGAGAGTACCAGGAAGATTCCCTCGCCTCCGCCACGGCTAAGATCGATGAGGTCAGACGAGCTCAGAGAGAGTGGAGGAAGGACGTCGGTGCTAGGCTGGAGGTCTTGAGGGAGGTGAGGAAGAGGCTAGAGGCGAGAGAGAAGGAAGTGGCCAGGTTGATGACGATGGAGATGGGTAAACCGATCTCTCAGAGTCTATCAGAGGTCAAAAAGGACCTGTGGCTCATGGACTACATGATCGAGAACGTGGAGTCGATGCTGGCCCCTGAGCATGTGAAGACGGAGGCCTTCAGAAGTTACGTCAGGTTCGACCCTTTAGGGGTGGTGCTCCTAGTGATGCCTTGGAACTTCCCGACGTGGCAGGTGATGAGGGCTGCCGTCCCAGCCCTGTTGGCAGGAAACGGGGTAGTGCTTAAACATGCTTCCATCGTAACCGGCACCAGCCTGTTCCTGCAAGAAATATTCGATCTGCCGGTCTTCAGGTCCTTGGTGATGAGGGGAGGGAACGTCGAGCCTCTCATAGAGAAGGTTGACGGAGTCAGTTTCACCGGTTCTACCCCTGTAGGTGCTAAAATAGGTGAAATCGCGGGCAGGCATGTTAAGAAGGTGGTCCTTGAACTTGGGGGTTCTGACCCATTCATAGTCCTCCCCAGCGCAGACTTGGAGAGTACCGTTAGGAACGCAGTGTTCGCCAGGTTGCAGAACAATGGACAGAGTTGCATTGCCTCCAAGAGATTCATAGTTCACTCCGACGTCTATGAGGAGTTCAGGGAAATGTTACTGGACCAGTTCAGAGAGGTGAAATCGGGTGATCCTCTGAGGGAAGACACGTTTCTCGGTCCTCTGTCCAGCAGCGAACAGTACGACACTGTAAGAGGGCAGGTGGACAGGTTAAGGAAGGTCGGCAAAGTGGTTGAAGCCCAAGACCTCAGGATGAGGAACTTCGTCCCTCCCACTGTGGTGGAGTCCGCTAGTCCCTTCAACGAGGAAGTGTTCGGACCAGTGGCTCTGCTCAAGGAGTTCAGAAGGAACGAGGAGGCCGTGGAGTTGGCTAACGACACTCCCTTCGGCCTCGGGGCATCCATATGGGGAGACCCAGAAGAGGCAGAAAGATTGATTCCAGACATAGAGGCGGGGATGGTTTTTGTGAACAAGGTCGTGGCATCTGACCCTAGACTTCCGTTTGGAGGGGTGAAGAAGAGTGGTGTGGGGAGGGAACTGTCTAGGTTCGGACTTCTAGAGTTCACTAACGTTAAGTCGGTCTGGGTTCAGCCTAAAGCAAATTAAGGTTAGAAAACGAAAATTCAAGTATAAAGAGGGACAAACTCTTCCTAACTTCCTCTAGGAGGGTAGACTGGGAAAAGTTCCCAATGAGGCTCTACCAGCTCGGGAAGAAGTTATTCTGGGATCCCGCGGACCTTGACTTCAGGGCCGACTCTGAAGATTGGGAGAAGCTGGAATCGCTAACGAGGAAGGCCTTGCTCCAACTCACGGTCCTTTTCGGGGCAGGAGAGGAAGCTGTGACCTGGGACCTCTCTCCCCTCATGTCCGTCCTGACGAAGGAGGGGAGGCTGGAAGAACAAATGTACCTCGAACAGTTCCTCTTCGAGGAGTCCAAACACACTGAGGGCGTTCGCCAGGGCACTGGACTTCGTGGCGCCCTCCTTGGACACTACCTTCTATATAGAAAAAATCCCTCATACCGGAAGATATTCTACGAAGAGTTACCCAGAGCCGTAAACTACCCCGCCCTCACGGACGGGGTCTCTGGCGGGAAAGATAAACTCCCTCTCGACGGATCGGTCTCCAGAGACACAAGTGAGGGCTGCCACAACTTACATGATGGTAGTTGAAGGTGTTCTAGCTGAGACCGCGTACCACGGCTACATAAGGACACTAGAGGAGCTAAAGACCATGCCCACTCTCCTTTCGATGATAAGGAACGTAATGAGGGACGAGTCGAGACATATAGCCTTCGGCACATACCTCATTTCTAGGCTGGTGTCACAATACGGAGATAGGGCGTTAGAGACGTTCATGAAAAGAATGGAGGAGATGACGCCGCTGGCCTTAGGAGTAGTACAGGGCTTCTTCCAGGGCTACGAACAGGCGCCATCTGGGATAGCGGATCCCAAGGAGTATATTAACTACGCTCTCTCAGTTTAGGTACAGGCTATCCGTGATAGAGAGGGCGAGGTACATGACGCCTCAGCAGGTGGGGAAGATGGGCCTGCGTGACTTAGGCGTCAATTCTTAATTCCAATCAACTATAGCCCTGAGGTGCAGACCCTTTTCCAAGTTAGCATAGGCCTCACCGATGCGCTCAGGAGAGTACCGATGAGTGATCAGCTTACTCGGATCTAGCCTCTTGGAGGCCACCATTGTGACTAGCTCTGGAAGGTCTATCCTTGGTCTATATCCCAGGCTTCCTACGATCCTGATTCCTTTGTTGACGAAGAGGTTAGTTGGGACGGAGAATCCAGAGCCCTGACTACCTAGGCCCGTCACCACTATCGTCCCAGCTCGAGAAATCACGTCCATGGCGAGCTGAAGGTCAGGGTTGGGCTTGGTCTCGTAAACTACATCTGCCCCTTCTGGCAACAACTCGTTCACAGCGGACGCCACTTCCCCCTTGGAGGCATCTACTACATGGGTCGCTCCGAGACGCTGCACCTTCTCTAACTTCTCCGGTACTACGTCCACTGCAATGATGGGGTACATGCCCATGGCAGAGGCCAGTTGGACAGCTGACGAACCCACGCCTCCCGTTCCCACCACGACCAAGCTCTGGGAAGGTCCTGCACCCGCGTTTTTCAAGGCGTTGTAGGCAGTTCCGTAAGCGCAACTTATTGGTGCGGCGAGGTGTACGTCGACGCCCTTAGCCAGCGGTATTACTCCTATTTCTGGGACGGCGAGGTAGTCGGCGTGTCCGCCCTGAATTCCCATTATACCTGTCATCCTGCTCAGGGAGGTTCTGCAGTAGTTCTCCTTGCCTGTAGCACAGTACCTGCACTTCCCGCAAGGCAAGATCCAAGAAACGACCACTTGGTCCCCAGGTGAAAGTCCGTACGAGTTGGTTGTCCCAGGGCCCAGGGCTTCCACCCACCCCGAGACCTCGTGGCCTAGGACGAAGCCCTCTTGGACTGGGAGGAGCTCCGATTTGAGGAGGTGGACGTCCGAGTGACACACCCCCGATGCCGCCACCCTGACTAGGATCTCCCCATCGCCTGGTAAGGGTTTCTCTCTATTAACTAGCTTGAGTCCACCTGCTCCGTCGTAGACGGCCGCCCTCATTATTGAGGCCTCCTAGCTCAAGAACTTCGTGCTCAACTTAGTGGTCACCCTCGCCATCGCTACAGCAGCGTTGGTGTACCTCGCTAGGCTCACCATGCTCCCCCTTTTGAGTCTAATTGTTCCTGAGAGCATTGCCCCAACCACTTCGAGTTTCCCCTGTATCACTTTACTCCACGTCGAGTAGTCTGCCTCTAGAACGTAGGGAGCGTCGGGCACCGCTCCAATCGCGAACTCAACCCCTAAACACTTCCCCTCTCTTAGTTGGAGCTTGAGGGCCGCCTTATCGGCGTTGAGTTGTCTGGACAACTCCGTGGGGAGGTTGACGACCGACAATACTACGTCCCACTGCCAGCCCTTCCCAGCGTCGTTATACGCTTTGTCCTCGGAAAGGGCCTTACAATAGGCCTCTGCCCACTCCCTGCTCGGGTAAACCAGGGACATAACTAAATATAGTTAATTGACCTTTTTAATGTTGAGTCAACCCTACGTGAGTTTACTCCGTGGTCACGGAAGGGGCATCGTCGAGGTGGGGATTTACCGCTTCACAGCCCCACCTTAAACGTAGTGTAAGAGCAGAGGGCTCCACTCGCTCAGAGGGCCATGATGCGTAAAGTACTTAAATTGTTCAAGCTCCAAACGAATGTGAAATCAAAGCTTATAATAGGCATGATTCACATGCCGCCACTCCCGGGGTCCCCCAACTCAGTCCTCACGCTGGAGCAGCTCATGGATTACGCAGTCTCCGAGGCAAGGACGCTCGAGGAAGCGGGAGTAGGAGCGGCGATCGTGGAGAACTTGGGAGATTACCCTTTCTTCAAGGACGAGGTACCTGCGGTCACGGTAGCTGTGATGACCCTATTGGCTAGGGAAGTGAGGAAGTCCTCATCACTAATGGTAGGTGTCAACTTACTTAGGAACGCTTGCTCTCAGGCCCTTTCAGTGGCTTACGCGGCAGGAGCGCACTTCATAAGGTGTAACGTGTTAAACGGCGTCTACGCTACCGATCAGGGGATAGTTGAGGGGAAAGGAGCAGAGGTGTTGAGGTTGAGGAAGTACCTCGGAGCTAAGGTTCAGATATTCGCGGACGTACACGTCAAACACGCCTACCCCCTATACAACGTTCCAATCGATATAGCTGCCCAGGACCTAGCCGAGAGGGGAGGAGCTGACGCCGTCATAGTATCTGGGCCTAGGAGCCCCATTCCACCCGACCTAGACAGGCTAAGGAAGGTGAGGTCTGTGGTCAGTAAACCCATCCTCGTAGGAAGTGGGATCTCCCTCTCTAACTTCCGAGACTACTGCAGGGAAGCTGACGGGTTGATAGTGGGAGAGTACGACTTCAAGGTTAATGGAGAAGTGGGAGGGAGGAGCCTAGGCGAGAGTTACGCCAAGTTAGTGAGAGGATGTGGAGACTAGTGCCTCTTTAACGAGATCGTGAGGGCTGTGATAGAGACGGCTAGGGACAGAGCTATCGCCACCACAATTATGGGCATCGCTGAACTAGATGGGACTGTGTTGACGAAAGTGAAGGTGTGGGAATAAGGTAACCCATCACTGACTTCCACCTGTAAGTAGTTGGTACCGTATGTTCCTCTTTGCGACATGTGGACTAAGACTCCGTCCTCAACCTTAGTCACCGTGAAGTTCACAGGTTCTCCATTCAACAAGACTTCGATCACCCTCAGATCAGAGCCATGGACGCTCACAGTAATACCCGTGTTTGACTTAGACAGTGAGAACTGCGGCTCTGGGATCAACGACAGTGACTTCGCTCCACTTAGGTCCACTAGGCTGTAGGTTATGTTTCCTCGATCCTGAGAAAAGGCGTACTGTACGTCCTTAAATGAGGTCAGGGTCATGGTGACGTTCGAGTTAGTCTCGTTGACAGCGACCACAGAGGGACCTAGAGTGGTACCGGAGATTTCAACGGACGAGTTTAACAATTTCATGCTGAGAACATGAGAGCCCACAACGCTAACAGTCGAATTGATGGCATATAGAGTCCCTACGTAGCTGTCGTAGAGT
Protein-coding regions in this window:
- a CDS encoding alcohol dehydrogenase catalytic domain-containing protein — translated: MRAAVYDGAGGLKLVNREKPLPGDGEILVRVAASGVCHSDVHLLKSELLPVQEGFVLGHEVSGWVEALGPGTTNSYGLSPGDQVVVSWILPCGKCRYCATGKENYCRTSLSRMTGIMGIQGGHADYLAVPEIGVIPLAKGVDVHLAAPISCAYGTAYNALKNAGAGPSQSLVVVGTGGVGSSAVQLASAMGMYPIIAVDVVPEKLEKVQRLGATHVVDASKGEVASAVNELLPEGADVVYETKPNPDLQLAMDVISRAGTIVVTGLGSQGSGFSVPTNLFVNKGIRIVGSLGYRPRIDLPELVTMVASKRLDPSKLITHRYSPERIGEAYANLEKGLHLRAIVDWN
- a CDS encoding BtpA/SgcQ family protein — its product is MKSKLIIGMIHMPPLPGSPNSVLTLEQLMDYAVSEARTLEEAGVGAAIVENLGDYPFFKDEVPAVTVAVMTLLAREVRKSSSLMVGVNLLRNACSQALSVAYAAGAHFIRCNVLNGVYATDQGIVEGKGAEVLRLRKYLGAKVQIFADVHVKHAYPLYNVPIDIAAQDLAERGGADAVIVSGPRSPIPPDLDRLRKVRSVVSKPILVGSGISLSNFRDYCREADGLIVGEYDFKVNGEVGGRSLGESYAKLVRGCGD
- a CDS encoding N-acyl homoserine lactonase family protein, with the translated sequence MVAEKIYLLDLGWLGGDLGWFLPGAAGGALTNSNKSPKREWVEIPVTAALVQHKDGYVLFDTGIAPDAMQTHAKGLMDVFPIIKFSEENRIERQLMKVGIKPSDVSFVVISHLHLDHIGQALPFKDAKVPILVQKKELEYALYMLWQGKGGAYDLADLEPLKGANWVPIDDRTFQLLDGVELEFTGGHTPGHQVMHVSTRGGNNYTFTGDYLHIPQEYELEAKGWLLSDADEWHSYIRKLKVRERARKAKIVLSHDPGLWNKFPSAPKGLE
- a CDS encoding aldehyde dehydrogenase family protein, which encodes MAIKTINPYTGEILGEYQEDSLASATAKIDEVRRAQREWRKDVGARLEVLREVRKRLEAREKEVARLMTMEMGKPISQSLSEVKKDLWLMDYMIENVESMLAPEHVKTEAFRSYVRFDPLGVVLLVMPWNFPTWQVMRAAVPALLAGNGVVLKHASIVTGTSLFLQEIFDLPVFRSLVMRGGNVEPLIEKVDGVSFTGSTPVGAKIGEIAGRHVKKVVLELGGSDPFIVLPSADLESTVRNAVFARLQNNGQSCIASKRFIVHSDVYEEFREMLLDQFREVKSGDPLREDTFLGPLSSSEQYDTVRGQVDRLRKVGKVVEAQDLRMRNFVPPTVVESASPFNEEVFGPVALLKEFRRNEEAVELANDTPFGLGASIWGDPEEAERLIPDIEAGMVFVNKVVASDPRLPFGGVKKSGVGRELSRFGLLEFTNVKSVWVQPKAN
- a CDS encoding SCP2 sterol-binding domain-containing protein; translated protein: MSLVYPSREWAEAYCKALSEDKAYNDAGKGWQWDVVLSVVNLPTELSRQLNADKAALKLQLREGKCLGVEFAIGAVPDAPYVLEADYSTWSKVIQGKLEVVGAMLSGTIRLKRGSMVSLARYTNAAVAMARVTTKLSTKFLS